Below is a window of Candidatus Flexicrinis affinis DNA.
GCCCCCTCACCCCCCAGCCCCCTCGCCCTCAAGGGGCGAGGGGGAGAAGCCGAGACCCGCAGTTTGCCCCTCGCCTCCGGGAGAGGGGCGGCGGAGCGCCAGCGACGCGGGGCGAGGTTGGCTTCAGGGAGAGGGGCAAAAATACGGACGCGAGATGCGGCATGTACGTAGGGACACGGCACTGCCGTGTCCGGGACATGCGCCCCCTCACCCTCCGGCCCACTAACCCTCACCCCCTGCCCCTCTCCCTCAGGGAGAGGGGCATAACGTGCGTGACACGCCGAGTCGTGTTGTAGGGGCGACCCGGCGGGTCGCCTGCCGCGGCTCGCGTTGACTCGTGCGTAGGGACACGGCACTGTCGTGTCCGGGGGACGCGTCCCCTCACCCCCCGACCCCCTCTCCCAACCTTCGGTGCTCCCGTCGGTCGTCAAGGAGAGAGGGGGAGAAGTTACGTGGTGCAAAACCTGACACCTGGCGACTGAGAACTGGTCGCTCATACGAGACTGCCTTCGTACCGGAACACGCGGCGCAGGCCGTCCGCCATCAGGTTAACGCTGATGACCAGCACCGCGATCGCGCCGGCGGGGAACCACAGCGCCCACGGCGTCTGGTTGACGTCCAGACGCGCTTCGTAGACCATACGGCCCCAATCCGGCGACGGCGGCTGAACGCCCAGACCCAAAAACCCCAGCGACGCGGTGAGGAAGATCGCGTAGCTAAAGCGCAGCGCGGCCTCGACGGCCAGTGCCGGCAGCACGCCGGGCAAGATCTCACGGGTGAGGATGAACAGCAGGCTTTCGCCGCGCAGGCGCGCCAGTTCGACGTACGCCGCGCTGCGTAGATTCAAGGTGGCCGAGCGAATCACGCGGGCCACGATCGGCGTATACAGAATCACGATCACCAGCACCAGCCCCGCAGACGACGGTCCAAGCGTTGCCAGTACCGCCAGCGCCAACACCAGCGCCGGAATCGCCAGCAGGCCGTCGAACACGCGCGATACCACCTCGTCGATCCATCCGCCGGCGTACCCGATCGCCAAGCCGATGCTCGTGCCGACGATCACCGCCAGCACGGTCGCGACGCCCGGCAGCCCGACGATGTCTCGCGTGCCCCACAACACCCGGCTGAACACGTCCCGTCCAAGCCGGTCGGTGCCGAACGCAAACTCCACACCCGGCGCCTCTCGCCGCGCGACCCGTCCTTCCTCGTTTCGCACGAACTCGTCATACGGGTACGGCGCGACCGCCGGCCCAAGCAGCGCCAGAATCAAAAACATCAGCGTCACGCCTGTCCCCACAAGCGCCAACGGCTGACGTACCAACGGTTTCAACCGATTGAACAAAGAAAGAATCCTTGTGTTTTGGGCTCCGCCCAAGCCCGGCAGGGGTTGTCACCCCTGCACCCCGTATCGGCGGATGTGGCCGGCACGCCGGCCACATCCGCAGTACGCGGGTCAAGGGATGCAAATCCCTTGCGGGGGTTTGGGGGCAGCGCCCCCACGATACGCTACTCGGTGACGCTGACGCCGCGCAGGTCGGTGAGGCCGGGGACAGGGTTCATGTCGAGGCCTTGCACGCGGTTGGTGACGGCGCCGAGGACGGGCGCGAAGTAGGGCACGATGATCGGGCCGCGGTCGGCGAAGATCTGGGCGATCTGCTTATAGATCTCCGCGCGGGCGG
It encodes the following:
- a CDS encoding ABC transporter permease, producing the protein MFLILALLGPAVAPYPYDEFVRNEEGRVARREAPGVEFAFGTDRLGRDVFSRVLWGTRDIVGLPGVATVLAVIVGTSIGLAIGYAGGWIDEVVSRVFDGLLAIPALVLALAVLATLGPSSAGLVLVIVILYTPIVARVIRSATLNLRSAAYVELARLRGESLLFILTREILPGVLPALAVEAALRFSYAIFLTASLGFLGLGVQPPSPDWGRMVYEARLDVNQTPWALWFPAGAIAVLVISVNLMADGLRRVFRYEGSLV